The Populus trichocarpa isolate Nisqually-1 chromosome 2, P.trichocarpa_v4.1, whole genome shotgun sequence genome has a window encoding:
- the LOC7488601 gene encoding aspartokinase 2, chloroplastic isoform X1, with translation MANALQFSATVQAASPVFSKRMHGQSLRHRPSPPLNYNLVATSLVLSKRSRRAFKVSCEAASVDLLETNKIDNEAEKKITCVMKFGGSSVASAERMREVAELILSFPNESPVIVLSAMGKTTNKLLLAGEKAVSCGVTNVDSIEELSFIKELHNRTVKELEVDESVIAKHLEELEQLLKGIAMMKELTPRTRDYLVSFGECMSTRIFAAYMNKIGAKARQYDAFEIGFITTDDFTNADILEATYPAVAKSLHGDWISDPAIPIVTGFLGKGWRSCAITTLGRGGSDLTATTIGKALGLSEIQVWKDVDGVLTCDPNIYPHAEPVPYLTFDEAAELAYFGAQVLHPQSMRPAREADIPVRVKNSYNPNAPGTLITRARDMSKAVLTSIVLKRNVTMLDIASTRMLGQFGFLAKVFSTFEDLGISVDVVATSEVSISLTLDPSKLWSRELIQQASELDHVVEELEKIAVVNLLQRRSIISLIGNVQRSSLILEKAFHVLRTLGVNVQMISQGASKVNISLIVNDDEAEQCVKSLHKAFFETDISELEWECVSGNGSAST, from the exons ATGGCAAACGCATTGCAATTTTCGGCGACCGTACAAGCTGCCTCCCCTGTTTTCTCCAAGAGGATGCATGGCCAATCTTTACGGCACAGGCCGTCGCCGCcgcttaattataatttagtggCTACAAGTTTGGTACTGTCAAAAAGAAGTCGTAGAGCCTTTAAAGTGAGCTGTGAGGCAGCCAGTGTTGATCTACTTGAAACGAACAAAATCGATAATGAAGCCGAGAAGAAAATAACATGCGTAATGAAGTTCGGTGGTTCTTCGGTGGCGTCTGCCGAGAGAATGAGAGAAGTGGCTGAACTTATACTTAGCTTTCCAAATGAGAGCCCTGTCATTGTACTTTCTGCCATGGGAAAGACCACTAACAAACTTTTGCTG GCTGGAGAGAAGGCTGTTAGTTGCGGTGTTACTAATGTAGATAGTATTGAAGAGCTGAGTTTCATAAAGGAATTGCATAACCG GACCGTGAAGGAACTGGAAGTAGACGAGTCGGTTATTGCAA AACACTTGGAGGAATTAGAGCAGCTGTTGAAGGGAATTGCTATGATGAAAGAGTTGACTCCACGCACTAGAGATTACCTTGTTTCTTTTGGGGAGTGCATGTCCACAAGGATTTTTGCTGCATATATGAATAAAATTGGTGCTAAAGCTCGCCAA TATGATGCTTTCGAAATTGGTTTTATCACCACAGATGACTTCACAAATGCAGACATTCTTGAAGCAACTTATCCGGCTGTTGCAAAGAGTTTGCATGGAGACTGGATTAGTGATCCTGCAATTCCTATTGTTACCGGCTTCCTTGGAAAG GGATGGAGATCCTGTGCTATTACTACATTAGGTCGTGGTGGTAGTGATTTGACAGCCACAACCATTGGAAAAGCATTAGGTTTGAGTGAGATTCAG GTGTGGAAGGATGTTGATGGTGTTTTGACATGTGATCCTAATATATATCCACATGCTGAACCTGTGCCATACTTGACATTTGATGAGGCAGCAGAACTAGCATATTTTGGCGCGCAG GTCTTGCATCCGCAATCCATGAGGCCTGCCAGGGAGGCTGATATTCCTGTTAGGGTTAAAAATTCTTACAATCCGAATGCTCCTGGAACTCTTATCACCAGAGCACGAGATATGAGTAAG GCAGTACTAACTAGCATTGTTTTGAAACGGAATGTTACTATGTTGGATATTGCTAGCACCCGCATGCTTGGCCAATTTGGTTTTCTTGCTAAG GTGTTTTCAACCTTTGAAGATTTGGGAATATCAGTGGATGTTGTAGCTACCAGCGAAGTCAGTATCTCCTTGACACTCGATCCATCAAAGCTTTGGAGTAGAGAGCTGATTCAGCAGGCAAGC GAACTCGACCATGTTGTTGAGGAGCTTGAGAAAATTGCTGTAGTCAATCTCCTGCAGCGTAGATCAATAATCTCTCTCATTGGGAATGTCCAGAGGTCCTCTCTGATATTAGAGAAG GCCTTCCATGTTCTTCGTACTCTTGGAGTCAATGTTCAGATGATATCACAGGGTGCTTCGAAG GTTAATATCTCATTAATTGTGAATGACGATGAAGCAGAGCAGTGTGTCAAGAGTCTCCACAAAGCT
- the LOC7488601 gene encoding aspartokinase 3, chloroplastic isoform X2 produces MANALQFSATVQAASPVFSKRMHGQSLRHRPSPPLNYNLVATSLVLSKRSRRAFKVSCEAASVDLLETNKIDNEAEKKITCVMKFGGSSVASAERMREVAELILSFPNESPVIVLSAMGKTTNKLLLAGEKAVSCGVTNVDSIEELSFIKELHNRTVKELEVDESVIAKHLEELEQLLKGIAMMKELTPRTRDYLVSFGECMSTRIFAAYMNKIGAKARQYDAFEIGFITTDDFTNADILEATYPAVAKSLHGDWISDPAIPIVTGFLGKGWRSCAITTLGRGGSDLTATTIGKALGLSEIQVWKDVDGVLTCDPNIYPHAEPVPYLTFDEAAELAYFGAQVLHPQSMRPAREADIPVRVKNSYNPNAPGTLITRARDMSKAVLTSIVLKRNVTMLDIASTRMLGQFGFLAKVFSTFEDLGISVDVVATSEVSISLTLDPSKLWSRELIQQELDHVVEELEKIAVVNLLQRRSIISLIGNVQRSSLILEKAFHVLRTLGVNVQMISQGASKVNISLIVNDDEAEQCVKSLHKAFFETDISELEWECVSGNGSAST; encoded by the exons ATGGCAAACGCATTGCAATTTTCGGCGACCGTACAAGCTGCCTCCCCTGTTTTCTCCAAGAGGATGCATGGCCAATCTTTACGGCACAGGCCGTCGCCGCcgcttaattataatttagtggCTACAAGTTTGGTACTGTCAAAAAGAAGTCGTAGAGCCTTTAAAGTGAGCTGTGAGGCAGCCAGTGTTGATCTACTTGAAACGAACAAAATCGATAATGAAGCCGAGAAGAAAATAACATGCGTAATGAAGTTCGGTGGTTCTTCGGTGGCGTCTGCCGAGAGAATGAGAGAAGTGGCTGAACTTATACTTAGCTTTCCAAATGAGAGCCCTGTCATTGTACTTTCTGCCATGGGAAAGACCACTAACAAACTTTTGCTG GCTGGAGAGAAGGCTGTTAGTTGCGGTGTTACTAATGTAGATAGTATTGAAGAGCTGAGTTTCATAAAGGAATTGCATAACCG GACCGTGAAGGAACTGGAAGTAGACGAGTCGGTTATTGCAA AACACTTGGAGGAATTAGAGCAGCTGTTGAAGGGAATTGCTATGATGAAAGAGTTGACTCCACGCACTAGAGATTACCTTGTTTCTTTTGGGGAGTGCATGTCCACAAGGATTTTTGCTGCATATATGAATAAAATTGGTGCTAAAGCTCGCCAA TATGATGCTTTCGAAATTGGTTTTATCACCACAGATGACTTCACAAATGCAGACATTCTTGAAGCAACTTATCCGGCTGTTGCAAAGAGTTTGCATGGAGACTGGATTAGTGATCCTGCAATTCCTATTGTTACCGGCTTCCTTGGAAAG GGATGGAGATCCTGTGCTATTACTACATTAGGTCGTGGTGGTAGTGATTTGACAGCCACAACCATTGGAAAAGCATTAGGTTTGAGTGAGATTCAG GTGTGGAAGGATGTTGATGGTGTTTTGACATGTGATCCTAATATATATCCACATGCTGAACCTGTGCCATACTTGACATTTGATGAGGCAGCAGAACTAGCATATTTTGGCGCGCAG GTCTTGCATCCGCAATCCATGAGGCCTGCCAGGGAGGCTGATATTCCTGTTAGGGTTAAAAATTCTTACAATCCGAATGCTCCTGGAACTCTTATCACCAGAGCACGAGATATGAGTAAG GCAGTACTAACTAGCATTGTTTTGAAACGGAATGTTACTATGTTGGATATTGCTAGCACCCGCATGCTTGGCCAATTTGGTTTTCTTGCTAAG GTGTTTTCAACCTTTGAAGATTTGGGAATATCAGTGGATGTTGTAGCTACCAGCGAAGTCAGTATCTCCTTGACACTCGATCCATCAAAGCTTTGGAGTAGAGAGCTGATTCAGCAG GAACTCGACCATGTTGTTGAGGAGCTTGAGAAAATTGCTGTAGTCAATCTCCTGCAGCGTAGATCAATAATCTCTCTCATTGGGAATGTCCAGAGGTCCTCTCTGATATTAGAGAAG GCCTTCCATGTTCTTCGTACTCTTGGAGTCAATGTTCAGATGATATCACAGGGTGCTTCGAAG GTTAATATCTCATTAATTGTGAATGACGATGAAGCAGAGCAGTGTGTCAAGAGTCTCCACAAAGCT